ACTTCCTTGATTGGTAGAAGATACAGCAGGAGGCCTGAGCTCTGGGAAGGAAATACGTGGGGTATGGAGGGAAAACTGGGAGGCTTCACAGTGGAGGTGGAAGCTGATTCGGTTGAGGAGGCTGAGGGTCCTGGGGCTCACTCCTGGCCTTCTCTTGTCCCATTGTTTTCAGGGCTTTAggaatattaatataaaaagtaTTTCCAAAGCTTACCTAGCAAAGCCTTATATTAGCTATACTCTTCACAAAGATTCTCTTGGGCCATTACATTGTCGGGACATTTTCATCTCAGTCAACTAAGGGGACTGAGTCGGGGACCAACCTCAGCCCTGTCTAGGGCTTGATCCCTGTGTCACAGGACAAAACTTCAGGCACTTTTCAAGGCAAAGCAGACTATGAGACCCGGGGTCACAGAGGCTCAGATGCTGGCTGCGTGTCTGCTCGGGCCTCGGCCTGTCATTTGGCCCCTAACACCTTCAACTCACCTTCCACAAACTCTCTGGCACCCTGGGGCGTTTCTTTACCTTGGCCACACAGAGTTCATAGTGTgaatttattttcagttgttAATATTTGAGattctatttataattttaaaaatcctatttaaaaaataacctttAATTGTGTCCTGAATGGGTCATCTTTACTGAAAGACTAAGAGGAGAGTGAGATGGCTCCGTGTGCAAAGGCATTCCCTGCCAGCCTGACAGCCCGAGTTCAAGCCCAAGTTCAAGCCCTGAGACTTCCATTGTGGAAGCATAGTACAGAACTGATTCCCCAAGTTGTAgtctggtctccacagacacaTGCCCCCcctacaaacacatacacacacacacacacacacacacacacagagagagagagagagagagagagagagagtaaattattttttaaagttttatttatttattatgtatacggtgttctgcctgcatgtatgcctgcaggccagaaagggcaccagatctcattacagacggttgtgagccaccatgtggttgctgggaattgaacctggggcctctgaaagaatagccagtgctcctaaccgctgagccatctctccagcccagtaagtgttttttaaaaagaggaaaaaggaagtcgggcagtagtggcacactcctttaatcccagcactcggaggcagaggcaggcagatctctatgagttcaaagccagcctggtctacagagcaagttccaggacaggctccaaaactacacagagaaaccctgtctcaaaaaacaacaacaactacaacaacaacaaaaaacaaaataaaacaaaaaaacaataataagaaAAGGGGGGACTAGAGagatctcagtggttaagagcctggctgctcttccagaggacctgggtttcattcctggcacccacgtggtggctcacaaccatctgtgatcaGACCCCTATcatcccagggaatctgatgcccacttctggcctgtCCAAATACctcatgcacatggtatacagacatacttgcaatcaaaacactcatacataataaaataaaaataagccgggcggtggtggcacacgcctttaatcccagcactcgggaggcagagccaggcggatctctgtgagttcgaggccagcctgggctaccaagtgagtcccaggaaaggcgcaaagctacacagagaaaccctgtctcaaaaaaaaaaaaacaaaaaaaaaaataaaaataaaaataaaaataaaatctaaaaaaaatagaataagacTACATGCTGGGGGTGTGACTCTGTTGACAGAGTTTAATTCCCTGCACCTCATTAATCCCCTGCACACATCATGGTATTcatatgcctgcaatcccaggactctggaggcagagacaggaggatccagagttcaaagtGGTCCTTGACTccattgggagtttgaggccagcctgggctacatagtaagacgtctgaaaagcaaaccaaaataaagtaaaaaggatCCGATTTGACTAGGGTAAAAGTCAACCATTTACTAACCTCCATTACTCCAGCGCATTCCTGTATGTCAACTGATAGATAGTCCATCCTCCCATCCCAccgtggtgctggggaccaaactcagggcttcgTGTGTTAAAGACAAGCACCCTGCCTCTgagcttcctctcttcctccttttattttagttcacaTTAATTTGTAAATttcacatgtgcatgcctgtgtggggCAGGAGTGTGgccgtcagaggacaactttcaggagtcaggtctttttttcttccaccatgagggatcctgggattgaactcagatttggCAACATGTTTACTCAGTGAGGCATCACGTCAGCTTCCACCTCCCTCTGACACCTCATGACACCTTCCGCTGTATGACATGAGGCAGAGAGCTAAGCCTCACCCctacccctgcctcagcctcccacgttCTGGGTTACAGACACGGACAACCACACCACACTGAGGTCGTCTTTCCAAGGGAAGGCCCAGGTATACTGAAGCTCCCTCTGCTCTCACTCCAGGCCCTGCCTCCCCAGAGGCAGCACAGCTTGGTGCTGAAGCACTTGTTTGGGAAGCAGATATCTTTCCCACAGGACGGAGTTCCTCGAAAGGCCTGCCAATGGTTTCCTCATGTTATATACCCAGCACCTGGCCTAGGCGGGGCTCAGGAAGGATGGATGGGTAGACATTAGGAAGAACGGTGAGGGTGGATGGATGCGTGGCTCCAAGGGctgtggagacggctcagtgaacacgaggacctgagttcgaattcTCAGCAGCCACGTGACTGATGGTGCATGGCTCTTAGgcacgcctgcaatcccagcactgtggacagcagagacaggagggtcatggGGCTCGTGGATGCAGGCCTAGCTCCAGGAGCAGTGAGAGAACCTAGCCTAAGGGAATAGGTGACATGTGATAGAACAGGTCAGCTAATGTCCTCCTCGGGCCTCCATgtgtaaaacacacatacaccacacacacacatacaccacacacacacacatacaccacacacacacaccacacataaacatacacacacacatacacacacacacacacacacacacacacacacacacacacacacacacgaagggacACGAAATGAGTAGATTCAGGAAGGGAAGGGGTAGACTGAAGAATACGATGATGAACAGTAATGGTATGGAGGGCAGCGTGAGACAACAGAACCCGGAACTCCAACCTTCAGGAAAGTTCCCGTCTGGTGGCACGCGCCGATGGAGCCAGCACAGACACCCTCCTCTCTTGCAGGCACGGCCGCcatcccctttccttctctggctccacccATCACTCTGCTGGTGAACGGGAGGCAGCAGACGCTGGTGGTCTGCCTGGTCCTCGATGCGGCACCCCCTGGCCTGGACAGCCCCATCTGGTTCTCAGCGGGCAACGGCAGTGCACTGGACGCCTTCACCTACGGGCCCTCCCCAGCACCGGACGGCACCTGGACTAGCCTGGCCCAGCTTGCCTTGCCTTCTGAAGAACTGGAAGCCTGGGGGTCCTTGGTCTGCCACGCCAGGCCTGGGGCTGGGGGCCAGGGCCAGAGCACGCTCCCCCTCCAGCTGTCAGGTGGGGATGCAGCCTGGGGTTCGGTCCCTTTCCATACCCTGGAGTCAGAatgtgctggggaggggagggaggcgccaggcaccaggcatgaaggACGTGTAAGGGGAGACCCTGGCTCCCAGGAGAGGGGTTTTGAGGCCGTGAGTCCTGGGACTGACAGCTGTGATATGAGGCTCAGGTTTGCCCTTCAGCCTGTGTCCCAGCGTTTGGGAAacggagagacaggaggatcaaggctATCCTTgacaagtgagttcaaggcctgtttgGGTCACATGAAGctctgtttcaaaaccaaaattagccaggcggtggtggctcatgcctttactcgggaggcagaggcaggtggatctttgtgagttcgaggccagcctggtctacagagcgagatccaggacaggctccaaaactacacagagaaaccctgtctcaaaaaaacaagaaacaaacaaacaaacaaacaaaaaacaaacaaacaacccccccccaaaaaagaacaaaacaaaagcaaatccaGGCTCTGATGTGTGATTGCTAAGagatattaataatttttaatggaTTATTCATAAGTGCATATatcatatgttttatatataatctatataaacagttcatatatacataaacaaatcCTGTAAGAccaaacaataattaaagaataaacccctatcactgggcagtggtggtgcatacctttaatcccagcacttgggtggtagaggcaggcagatctttgtgagattgaggccagcctggtctattgagtaagttcaaggccagccagggctacagagtgagttccaggaaagccagggctgcacagagaaaccctgtctcgaaaaaacaaaaaacaaaaaacaaaaaacaaaaaaaacaaagaagaaactcATCACTTTTACCAAGTTTATTCTATGCCAAGCACTGTCCTAAGTGCTGCTTCATTTCAAAGTTTGTAAAGATTattattttgaagtgtgtgtgtgtgtgtgtgtgtgtgtgtggtatgtggtgtgtgagtgcatgtgttgACACAACTAGACACTGGATCTTCACCaccatccacccccacccccttcccccaccctcctcaccctccccccaccccccaggagctggagttacaggcacttacCAGCCTCCTGACAAACAAGGAGGTTGGGAacgaaccctggtcttctgggaAAGTAAGACGCACTTTCTTGTTtagtttcagtttgtttgttttttgaaacagggttttcttttctttctttctttctttctttctttctttctttctttctttctttctttctttctttctttctttcttttcctttcctggaactcacttggtagcccagggtggcctcgaactcacagatatctgactggctctgcctcccaagtgctggggttaaaggcatgcgccaccaccgcctggctcttctttttttttttaaagacacagtttctctgtgtagccctggctttcctggagctcgctctgtagaccaggctggcctcaaactcacagggatccccctgcctctgcctcactagtactgggattaaaggtgtgcgccaccactgccgggctttTTAATGAGGGTACTGGATTCCAGCTCAAGAAAGtgtttaccaactaagccacctCCTAAGCCAAGCAGACTACGCTGGCCAAGGGTCTGCcggtccccacctccccagcgcCGGACTATAAATATGGGCCACgtgctctgtttctgtttttctttcttgttctttgtttccTGTGTTTGTGTTACCAGCACTGTCATGATGGGGCCATTTGGGTCACCTCAGTTTTATTACCTCCCAAAGAGGGTAGCTTCCTGAAAAAATGCCCTGCCTTCCAGCAAGAGCTGTAAGAGAATGGGCTCCCTGTGGGAAGGGACTGAGGTGCCTCTTAGGGGACAGGACTGTCAGGCAGGGAGGCGAG
This DNA window, taken from Peromyscus maniculatus bairdii isolate BWxNUB_F1_BW_parent chromosome 21, HU_Pman_BW_mat_3.1, whole genome shotgun sequence, encodes the following:
- the Ptcra gene encoding pre T-cell antigen receptor alpha is translated as MEPAQTPSSLAGTAAIPFPSLAPPITLLVNGRQQTLVVCLVLDAAPPGLDSPIWFSAGNGSALDAFTYGPSPAPDGTWTSLAQLALPSEELEAWGSLVCHARPGAGGQGQSTLPLQLSGDASTARTCSQEPLRGTPGQFLQLSALRLLLFKLLLSDVLLTCSRLCVLAGQHPLPPPPRGSLRPTHRIWTW